One stretch of Lytechinus variegatus isolate NC3 chromosome 17, Lvar_3.0, whole genome shotgun sequence DNA includes these proteins:
- the LOC121430474 gene encoding uncharacterized protein LOC121430474, with protein MLVRVVEGRGSGYIGCYPVGHHVQSVFNPQPYNTTTVDECLLFCRYDFEKYASILGNLCFCSNSIPDDNGTIEKAKNDWCDKKCSGNSAQKCGGRTHYSVFNTTVGICPPLMPPLNGGVSRVLFREGQRVNFSCRPGYSLIGNDAIECLSSQGETGKPIWSGDTPICEASGAWSLEWVRLLIVVVISIVGTFLIILIFFSLRARRCCPKKSRTRTLTTREDFSMPDCAMANTFDSEHSPGILTRSYRSFSFENSSDVNWEDDQEKDDANDAVTTMTTSMGTAVKSRLKALGKDDQGNKTQPSADNSGPGSSQKKGGTNRINSFADILRPSFPGTAKQGTEIASSCTSTKPPNVPQKPSKLEKASRPNVEYTSIKPRCKSAYIPNTQKLKSKSVHQETRKNEDVSQDDDRRRNPAHNQHDRKSDMYCNTAEIASRWRVKQSLQLDQDGDMEGTGSENVRSRPAVMPRPKLPKSRYRECFSMQELD; from the exons ATGCTGGTGAGGGTTGTGGAAGGAAGAGGCTCTG GATACATCGGTTGTTATCCGGTGGGACATCATGTCCAATCTGTTTTCAACCCCCAACCATACAACACGACGACAGTCGACGAATGCTTGCTGTTTTGCAGATacgattttgaaaaatatgcctCCATTTTGGGGAATTTGTGCTTTTGCAGCAACAGCATTCCCGATGACAACGGGACAATCGAAAAGGCTAAAAACGACTGGTGCGATAAGAAATGCTCGGGCAACTCTGCTCAGAAATGTGGTGGGAGGACGCACTACTCag TGTTTAACACAACAGTTGGCATCTGTCCGCCGTTGATGCCGCCGTTAAATGGTGGGGTGAGCCGAGTTCTCTTTCGAGAAGGACAACGGGTCAATTTTAGCTGTCGACCTGGCTATTCCCTGATCGGAAATGATGCCATAGAGTGTTTAAGTTCGCAAGGGGAGACTGGAAAACCTATCTGGAGTGGAGATACACCAATATGTG AAGCATCAGGAGCATGGTCACTGGAATGGGTTCGGTTGCTGATTGTTGTAGTTATTTCAATAGTTGGGACTTTCTTaatcattctgattttttt ttcGTTGAGGGCGCGTCGTTGTTGTCCAAAGAAATCACGCACTCGTACTTTAACCACGAGAGAAGACTTTTCCATGCCTGATTGTGCCATGGCCAATACGTTCGATTCAGAGCACAGTCCTGGGATCCTTACCCGAAGTTACAGAAGTTTCTCATTCGAGAATAGCTCAGATGTCAACTGGGAAGATGATCAGGAGAAAGATGACGCTAATGATGCAGTCACGACCATGACTACGAGCATGGGAACGGCGGTAAAATCACGATTAAAGGCCCTTGGGAAAGACGATCAGGGAAACAAAACACAACCAAGCGCTGACAATAGTGGCCCAGGATCTTCTCAGAAAAAAGGGGGCACCAACAGGATAAACTCTTTTGCGGATATCTTAAGGCCATCATTTCCTGGAACAGCAAAACAAGGAACTGAAATAGCTTCTAGCTGCACCTCCACCAAACCACCCAATGTCCCCCAAAAGCCCTCTAAACTCGAAAAAGCTTCAAGGCCGAATGTCGAGTATACTTCTATCAAACCTCGCTGCAAATCTGCTTATATTCCAAATactcaaaaattgaaaagcaaatCCGTACACCAAGAGACCAGGAAGAATGAAGATGTTAGCCAGGACGATGACAGACGACGTAACCCTGCCCATAATCAACACGATCGAAAGTCAGACATGTATTGCAATACAGCTGAAATAGCTAGTAGATGGCGCGTCAAGCAAAGCCTTCAATTAGATCAAGATGGAGATATGGAAGGAACAGGATCTGAAAACGTAAGGTCAAGACCAGCCGTAATGCCGCGACCAAAACTCCCCAAATCTAGGTATCGCGAATGTTTCTCAATGCAAGAGCTAGATTGA